GCCACCCGCACCGTGAACGCCCACCAAATCAGTTTTTGCATAATAAAATTGAGATTTATTGATTGTTTCGTCCGGTTTATTCCTAAATTTTCGTGCCATTTGGCCTTACCATTTACTAAACCATGCAAAAGTCGTTTCCGTTTTCTGTGCGTCTGGCAGGATGGCTGCTCTCGGCCGTTATCATTGTGTATATTCTTTACATCCTACGCGAAACTTTGGTTCCCCTCACCTTTTCGGTCCTTTTCGCCGTGCTTTTATATCCCATTTGCGCGTTGTTGGAGCGTTGGCGCGTCCCGCGCATTGCGGCCATTTCCCTCAGTTTAATTCTGTTCTTTGCAGTATTGGTCGGATTAATCTATGTTGCATCAATGCAAATTATCAGTTTTGGAGAAGAACTGCCTCGATTGGAGAAAAAAGCAAATTTCTGGATTGACCAAGGGCAGGATTTCCTGTCCGACAACTTCGGTATGAGCCGTCGTAAGCAGTTGAGTGAAGGACGCAAATACCTGACCGAAGCCCTCAAAAACAGCGCCTCCACGTTGACCGGCGCCGTGGCCACTACTACCGGTACGCTCGCTTCGGCCGCACTGGTGCCTTTGTTTGTGTTTTTCTTTCTGCTTTACCGCGACTTTTTCCGGCGCTTTTTCTACAAAGCCTTCGATAGCCGCCACAAACGCCGCGTAGACCAAGCTATCCGACGGATCTACGAAGTAGTACAGGGCTATTTGGTCGGCTTGGTTTCGGTGATTTTGATCGTGGGCGTCATGAATTCTGCGGGTTTGCTGATGCTGGGGGTACCGCATGCTGTTTTTTTCGGTTTCTTCGCTTCGTGTTTGTTATTGATTCCCTACATCGGCCTGATGATCGGCTCATTGCTACCCGCGCTGATGGCCCTTGTTGCGCTTGACTCTCCCATGTATGCCTTGGGCGTTTTGGGCGTTTTTGGGGTCATACAACTGTTGGAAGGTAATTTTATTACCCCTTACATTGTGGGTTCTAAGGTGAGTGTCAATCCGCTGGCGGCCATGATCGTATTGATCTTGGGCGGGCAATTATGGGGCGTATCCGGCTTGATCCTGGCGCTTCCCGTCACGGCTATCATGAAAGTTATTTTTGATTCGGTCGACGCCCTCAAACCTTTCGGGTATCTCCTCGGCGAAGCCGAAGACGGCAAACCCGTCAAACTGCCGCTCCCACAGGAGTTGTTGGAAGAATAAGTGGTTAGGAGTGAGAAGTCAGAAGCGAGAAGTCAGAAGTAGGAGATAAAAAAATCAGAACAATTCGTCATTCGTTCATTCGTCATTCGCTCACATTCTTTATTTCAAAATGAAACTATTTTCGTTGGCCCTTTTTGTTATCTCCATTGTCTTTACTTTTTCATTTCGAAAAACACCGTCTTTGACCGATAGTGTCTCTTTTGTTCCGAAAGAGCATCTTTCCGAGTACGGCTTTTTTCGGGGTAACATCGCGGATCAGATTCCCGCCGAAGGAGTGGTTCCTTATCGGCTCAATACGCCGCTGTTTTCGGATTATGCCGAAAAACTGCGGTTCATCCAACTCCCTGCCGGCACGACCGTAGCTTATAACGCCGACCGCGTACTTGACTTTCCCGTAGGTACGGCCATCATCAAGACCTTTTATTATCCCAACGATTTTCGCAATCCCGCCGCCGGGCGGCGCATCCTGGAAACACGTCTGCTGCTGCACGAAGCATCGGGCTGGAAGGCACTGGAATACGTCTGGAACGACGACCAAACCGACGCTTACCTGGAAGTAGCCGGTGAAACCAAAGAAGTCAGCTGGATCCATAGCGACGGCAAAAAACGCACGATTCAATACGCAATGCCCAACCTCAATCAGTGCAAAGGCTGTCATAATCGTAACGAACAGATGCAGCCCATCGGCCCGTCGGCCCGACAACTGAACGGCGATTTTGAGTATGGCGAAAAAGAAAACCAACTGATTCATTGGCAAAAAGCAGGGCTCCTGACGGGACTTCCCGCCCTGGCCCAGGTACCTAAAGCGCCCGTTTGGAATGACCCGGCCAGCGGCTCTTTAGAAACACGGGCGCGAGCGTGGCTGGACATTAACTGTGCGCACTGCCACCGCAGCGACGGCCCCGCCAAAACCTCCGGACTGCACCTGAACTACGACGAAACCGACGCCACCCAATGGGGAGTTATGAAAGCACCCGTAGCCGCAGGCAGAGGCTCCGGCGGCAGACAATACAGCATCGTACCCGGCCAACCCGAAAAATCCATTTTGCTC
Above is a window of Runella slithyformis DSM 19594 DNA encoding:
- a CDS encoding AI-2E family transporter; this translates as MQKSFPFSVRLAGWLLSAVIIVYILYILRETLVPLTFSVLFAVLLYPICALLERWRVPRIAAISLSLILFFAVLVGLIYVASMQIISFGEELPRLEKKANFWIDQGQDFLSDNFGMSRRKQLSEGRKYLTEALKNSASTLTGAVATTTGTLASAALVPLFVFFFLLYRDFFRRFFYKAFDSRHKRRVDQAIRRIYEVVQGYLVGLVSVILIVGVMNSAGLLMLGVPHAVFFGFFASCLLLIPYIGLMIGSLLPALMALVALDSPMYALGVLGVFGVIQLLEGNFITPYIVGSKVSVNPLAAMIVLILGGQLWGVSGLILALPVTAIMKVIFDSVDALKPFGYLLGEAEDGKPVKLPLPQELLEE
- a CDS encoding SO2930 family diheme c-type cytochrome codes for the protein MKLFSLALFVISIVFTFSFRKTPSLTDSVSFVPKEHLSEYGFFRGNIADQIPAEGVVPYRLNTPLFSDYAEKLRFIQLPAGTTVAYNADRVLDFPVGTAIIKTFYYPNDFRNPAAGRRILETRLLLHEASGWKALEYVWNDDQTDAYLEVAGETKEVSWIHSDGKKRTIQYAMPNLNQCKGCHNRNEQMQPIGPSARQLNGDFEYGEKENQLIHWQKAGLLTGLPALAQVPKAPVWNDPASGSLETRARAWLDINCAHCHRSDGPAKTSGLHLNYDETDATQWGVMKAPVAAGRGSGGRQYSIVPGQPEKSILLYRMESTDPGEMMPELGRKTTHTEGVALVREWIRSLK